The genomic region TGGCGCGCGTACGCCGTCAAAAACTGCAAACCGATCGAACAGGAACTGGTCGTCGAGATTGACTTCTTAGCGCTGGATCACAAATCGGAAGACGACTTGTCGTTGCTCTATTTGTTCTGCAAGGAGGGTTGGGCAAAGTCTGCGATTGACGATTATCAGACCCAAAGGGAAGCCCTGAGCCGATATCTGATCGGTGCAGTTTTGCTATCCGAGCCGGTACTCGCCGTCGTACGGCGCGAGTTGAAGCGTGTCTCACCAGACGTACACATTGAGCAGGCAGACATTCAGCAGGTGCTCGTGAACGAAGTCATCAAACGGGATGTTCTGGACGGCGAAAAGGCGGAAGCGGCTGAGAAGAGGGTCTTCAAAGCGGCAAAGGTGGCGCTAAGAGAATCGCCGGAATGACGAAGTCTGGACACGTGGTTCACGTCCCGACAAGCCCATCCAGGGGTAAGGCCGATGCGACCGGTCAGTGAGATGCAATTCGCAGTGGTGGACGTTGAAACGACCGGATTTGCGGCGAATCGGGCCGATCGCATTATTGAGATCGCGGTTCTTCGCGTTACGGCCGATGGAACAATTCATGACGAGTACGTGAGTTTAATTAACCCCGGCCGCGACCTAGGGCCCACGCACGTTCACGGCATCACGGGCGCGGACGTCCTCGATGCTCCTCGGTTTTCCGACGTGGCCGGCGATGTCGTATCGAGGATGGCCAACGCAGTTATCGTTGGCCACAACGTTCGATTTGACTCCTCATTCGTGGCTGCCGAATTTGAGCGCGCGGGCCACCCGCTGCCATCCTTTCCGTCCCTCTGCACGCTCGCTCTGACGTCCACGCTCGGGCTGGGACTAACCAATAGGCAGCTCGCGGCATGCTGCGCTCATTTCGGCATCCAGATTGACGAACGCCACTCAGCGGGCTGTGACGCACGTGCGACCAGCCAACTGCTTGCCGCGTGCCTTTGTCTCGCCGTCACGAATGGGTTGGACACGCTCGAATTGCTGGGATGCCATGAGCCGTTTCCTACGAATTGGCCGAGCCTGCCAGTTACTGGGCGCTCGCATCGTCGTGGGGAGGGCCGGGCCCACCGCAGTGAGCCGCACTACCTCTCACGGTTGGTAACACAGTTAATGGGCATGGAGCAGCCTCACCAAAGCGGCAGGCTGTCTGCAGACATCGTTCAGTACCTTGCACTCTTGGACCGCGTTCTGGAAGACAGGCTTGTCACAGAAACGGAAGCTGGCGAGTTGCTCGCCGTCGCTCGCCAATGGGGGCTATCCGGCGAGCGAGTTTGCGAGTGCCATCGGACATACCTGCGCGAATTGGCATGCGCCGCGCTTGCTGACGGGGTTGTCACCGAATCGGAACGCCGCGACCTGCTAGGGGTATCCCGGTTGCTCGGATTCGACAATACGGTACTCGACTCAGTCCTAAGTGAAGTCAGGACGGAACGCGGCGGGCGGCCTGCTGGTACGCCAGCCCACACACACCATGAGTTGATTAGCAAGTCCGTTTGCTTCACTGGGGCACTAGCCTGTAGGTTGGGCGGCGAAGCGATTACTCGCGAAAACGCTCAGCAGCTTGCAGAGGCTGCGGGCTTGATAGTTGCCGATGGCGTAACCAAATCGCTAGATGTATTGGTCGTGGCCGACCCGAACAGCTTGTCGAGCAAGGCTGAGAAAGCAAGGAAGTACGGTACGCGGATAATGGCGGAACAGGCGTTTTGGCGGTCAATCGGCGTGAGCGTCGATTGACGTCCGGAAGAGCCTCAATCCACGTGTCCGGCTTTGAAAACAACGGTCTTCCCTGTTTTCGCGCAGACGATTGTGACCTCTTCGACGAACGAGATTTTCAAGTCG from Pirellulales bacterium harbors:
- a CDS encoding exonuclease domain-containing protein, which gives rise to MRPVSEMQFAVVDVETTGFAANRADRIIEIAVLRVTADGTIHDEYVSLINPGRDLGPTHVHGITGADVLDAPRFSDVAGDVVSRMANAVIVGHNVRFDSSFVAAEFERAGHPLPSFPSLCTLALTSTLGLGLTNRQLAACCAHFGIQIDERHSAGCDARATSQLLAACLCLAVTNGLDTLELLGCHEPFPTNWPSLPVTGRSHRRGEGRAHRSEPHYLSRLVTQLMGMEQPHQSGRLSADIVQYLALLDRVLEDRLVTETEAGELLAVARQWGLSGERVCECHRTYLRELACAALADGVVTESERRDLLGVSRLLGFDNTVLDSVLSEVRTERGGRPAGTPAHTHHELISKSVCFTGALACRLGGEAITRENAQQLAEAAGLIVADGVTKSLDVLVVADPNSLSSKAEKARKYGTRIMAEQAFWRSIGVSVD